From a single Candidatus Izimaplasma bacterium HR1 genomic region:
- the nagA gene encoding N-acetylglucosamine-6-phosphate deacetylase: MKVLKNLRIFTEDGIVENGFIRFDTLIREIGQGDVEGEDMNGKTLIPGFVDQHIHGLLGHDIMDGNYEGLNEIATNLPKEGTTSFLATTMTETKENIIKALRNIRNYNNINQNIGAEILGVHLEGPFISSIYKGAQREDAIQDISIELFDEYYQASGELIKQVTIAPELNNANKLIKHMVRKDVVASIGHSNTSGEEALEAIKNGAKCFTHAYNGMSKLHHRNIGAVGAMFLSDTYSELICDRIHTSDNATRLLYKVKTSDKLILITDSMRAKLLGDGEYELGGQKVIVNNSEARLEDGVLAGSTLFMNEAIKNMQDITECGIYELIKMSSSNPAILHNVYDRKGSIKVGKDADLLVIKDDLSIDEVYCKGTKTA, encoded by the coding sequence ATGAAAGTACTAAAAAATTTAAGAATATTTACTGAAGATGGAATAGTAGAAAATGGGTTTATTAGATTTGATACTTTGATTAGAGAAATTGGACAAGGTGATGTTGAAGGGGAAGATATGAATGGTAAAACCCTAATACCTGGTTTTGTAGATCAACATATCCACGGTCTTTTAGGACACGATATTATGGATGGCAACTATGAAGGATTAAATGAAATTGCCACAAATCTACCAAAAGAAGGAACTACTTCGTTTCTAGCGACAACTATGACAGAGACAAAAGAGAATATAATCAAGGCTTTACGAAATATCAGAAACTATAATAATATTAATCAAAATATAGGAGCTGAAATTCTAGGAGTTCATTTAGAGGGACCATTTATATCCTCTATATATAAAGGAGCACAAAGAGAAGATGCAATTCAAGATATCTCAATTGAGTTATTTGATGAATACTATCAAGCGTCAGGTGAACTAATTAAACAAGTTACCATTGCGCCGGAATTAAACAATGCTAATAAACTTATAAAACATATGGTCCGAAAAGATGTAGTAGCATCGATAGGACATTCGAATACATCTGGAGAAGAAGCTTTAGAAGCTATTAAGAATGGTGCAAAGTGTTTTACTCATGCATATAATGGAATGAGCAAACTACATCATCGAAACATTGGAGCTGTCGGAGCTATGTTCTTATCTGATACTTATAGTGAGTTAATATGTGACAGGATACACACTAGTGATAATGCGACTAGATTATTATATAAAGTTAAAACAAGTGATAAACTAATTTTGATAACTGATTCCATGAGAGCTAAGCTTCTTGGTGATGGTGAATACGAACTTGGTGGGCAAAAAGTTATCGTAAATAACAGTGAAGCAAGACTGGAAGATGGGGTTCTTGCGGGTAGTACGTTGTTTATGAATGAAGCGATAAAGAACATGCAAGATATTACCGAATGTGGTATATATGAGTTGATAAAAATGTCGTCTTCTAACCCTGCTATTCTCCATAATGTTTATGATAGAAAAGGATCTATAAAAGTAGGGAAAGACGCTGATTTACTTGTTATTAAGGATGATTTATCCATCGACGAAGTATATTGTAAAGGCACTAAAACGGCATAA
- the cutC gene encoding Copper homeostasis protein CutC, with amino-acid sequence MIIEIIATTLKEAIDIETAGADRIELVSGILEGGLTPSIGLIELVCNTVSIPVNVMVRPHSKSFIYDSKDLEVIYKDILEISKTKANGIVFGALNRDKTINFQALNKVLELKGNLKLTFHRALDSTENIKDEFKKLITYNIDTILTSAGENKVMENIPLINEFYHEGKKANVTVLAGSGLNPDNVPQFLKESNVEEIHLGSGVKFERNNLNEIDLELLRNLVKSVN; translated from the coding sequence ATGATAATAGAAATAATAGCAACAACCCTTAAAGAAGCAATAGATATAGAAACAGCTGGTGCTGATAGAATCGAATTAGTATCAGGTATTCTTGAAGGTGGATTAACCCCTTCAATAGGATTAATAGAACTAGTTTGCAATACTGTAAGTATTCCTGTTAATGTAATGGTGAGACCGCATTCAAAATCATTTATTTATGATTCTAAAGACCTTGAAGTTATCTATAAAGATATCTTAGAGATTTCAAAAACAAAGGCAAACGGAATTGTTTTCGGTGCTCTTAATCGGGATAAAACAATAAACTTTCAAGCTTTGAATAAAGTATTAGAGCTTAAGGGAAATTTAAAACTAACATTTCATAGAGCGTTAGATAGTACGGAAAATATCAAAGATGAATTCAAAAAACTAATCACCTATAATATTGATACAATTCTTACTTCAGCTGGAGAGAATAAAGTTATGGAAAACATCCCGTTAATTAATGAATTCTATCATGAAGGAAAAAAAGCTAATGTCACAGTACTCGCAGGTTCTGGACTTAACCCTGATAATGTGCCACAGTTCCTAAAGGAATCAAATGTAGAGGAGATTCATTTAGGTAGTGGTGTAAAATTTGAACGTAATAATCTTAATGAAATTGATCTTGAGTTGCTACGTAATCTTGTTAAATCAGTAAACTAG
- the yceM gene encoding Putative oxidoreductase YceM yields MKIGVVGIGDIARKAYLPITTRIKEIDLYIYTRNLDTQVSIKQEYNGVVICNTLEELLKCDLDAVMIHSATDSHYQLCKYFLESHIPVFVDKPVSMDLNEVEELFLLAQSNNTLFRTGFNRRYAPTIKNAHSFGTPQVIFYQKNRHNLPGSLKSYIFDDFIHVIDTVRFLMHEEIVDLKVKHLSNEKGTYSVNVFITGETVSCNALMFRDSGITEEKIDLHYSNKKVMINNLDTSHQCINNKEIHNSVSSWTTTLEKRGFTDLINEFLKDLKNSPKFLLKDNDSLETHRICNKIYNLITSK; encoded by the coding sequence ATGAAAATTGGTGTCGTTGGTATTGGTGATATAGCTAGAAAAGCATATCTACCAATCACTACAAGAATAAAAGAAATAGATTTATATATCTATACTCGTAATCTAGATACACAAGTTAGTATTAAACAAGAATATAATGGTGTAGTAATTTGCAATACGCTTGAAGAATTACTTAAATGTGATCTTGATGCAGTCATGATTCATTCTGCTACAGATTCTCATTATCAATTATGTAAGTATTTCTTAGAAAGTCACATTCCTGTTTTTGTAGATAAACCAGTTTCTATGGATTTAAATGAAGTCGAAGAGCTATTTCTTTTAGCTCAAAGTAACAACACTTTGTTTCGAACAGGTTTTAATAGAAGGTACGCACCTACTATTAAAAACGCACACAGCTTTGGTACGCCCCAGGTTATTTTCTATCAGAAGAATCGACATAATTTACCTGGAAGTTTGAAAAGCTATATCTTCGATGATTTTATCCATGTCATTGATACAGTAAGATTCCTAATGCATGAAGAAATAGTTGATTTAAAAGTCAAACATTTATCAAATGAGAAGGGCACATACTCAGTTAATGTATTTATCACCGGAGAAACGGTTTCCTGTAATGCACTTATGTTCCGTGATTCTGGAATAACTGAAGAGAAAATTGATCTTCACTATTCTAATAAAAAAGTAATGATTAATAACTTAGATACTAGTCATCAATGCATTAATAATAAAGAAATACATAATTCGGTTAGCAGCTGGACTACTACTCTTGAGAAAAGAGGATTTACGGATTTAATAAATGAATTCCTCAAAGACTTAAAAAATAGTCCTAAATTTCTTTTAAAAGATAATGATTCATTAGAAACACACCGAATTTGCAATAAAATTTATAATCTAATAACTAGCAAATAA
- the nagB_2 gene encoding Glucosamine-6-phosphate deaminase 1: MKIILTKDYDELSRTAFKEFDKIVKSEEKPRVGFATGSSPLGLYKEIVNNYSTNKGSYENVDVFNLDEYIGLPENDKNKYSAFLKNNIFNKADFSEENIDLILHNNENIEQECKRYHDILINNPLNLQILGLGANCHIGFNEPGTSFDSVTHIVDLKEETRQSNARFFDSIEEVPTQAITVGIREIMSAENIILVASGQDKADAVHKMLNDEINNTCPASILRVHKSVTVILDEAAASLL; this comes from the coding sequence ATGAAAATAATATTAACAAAAGATTACGATGAGTTATCAAGAACTGCTTTTAAGGAGTTTGATAAAATCGTTAAATCTGAAGAAAAACCTAGAGTAGGCTTTGCAACAGGAAGCTCACCACTTGGCCTTTACAAGGAAATAGTAAACAATTACTCAACAAATAAAGGATCTTATGAAAATGTAGATGTTTTCAATTTAGATGAGTATATTGGTTTACCTGAAAATGATAAAAATAAGTATAGCGCCTTCTTAAAAAACAACATATTTAATAAAGCTGATTTCAGTGAAGAAAACATTGATTTAATCCTTCACAATAATGAAAATATTGAACAAGAGTGTAAAAGATATCATGACATCCTAATAAACAACCCACTCAATCTTCAAATTTTAGGACTGGGTGCAAATTGTCATATCGGGTTCAATGAACCAGGAACATCTTTTGATTCAGTAACTCATATTGTGGACTTAAAAGAAGAAACAAGGCAAAGTAACGCTCGATTCTTTGATTCGATTGAAGAAGTACCAACACAGGCAATTACAGTTGGAATAAGAGAAATTATGAGCGCCGAGAATATAATACTAGTAGCTTCAGGGCAAGATAAAGCCGATGCAGTGCATAAGATGTTAAATGATGAGATTAATAATACATGCCCTGCTTCAATACTAAGAGTTCATAAATCGGTAACAGTAATTCTTGATGAAGCAGCAGCAAGTTTACTATAA
- the deoB_2 gene encoding Phosphopentomutase translates to MKKIIVLVLDGFGIGAMDDVSVVRPQDIGSNTALHILKETHVHLPNLEKLGLINAMGTTTGSMKPSDTANFGSSKLAHYGGDTFFGHQEIMGTKPKKPFKMPFNEVIDIVEMNLKNKGYPTKRITKDNVSLLSIYDEVYIGDNLETDLGQVYNVTTSFDYVNFQDVKKIARIVRDSVEVARVIVFGGANVTKEDLVNAIETKNETYIGVNAPKSKVYIQKYEVEHLGYGVDHTTQIQTILYDQKLSKTAFVGKVADICANENGDSYSIVPTGEVLTKTIELIRNDKHGFICSNVQETDLAGHSENTQLYASKLLVVDEYIPQIINLLDENDVLIIMADHGNDPTVGHSKHTRENVPLLVYKKGIQGINIGNRDTLADVGATVADFFGIKKVNFGTSFLGKLLSN, encoded by the coding sequence ATGAAAAAGATTATTGTTTTAGTATTAGATGGATTTGGGATTGGAGCAATGGATGATGTATCTGTTGTCAGACCACAAGACATCGGTTCAAATACTGCACTTCACATATTGAAAGAAACTCATGTGCATCTTCCCAATCTTGAAAAACTGGGATTAATAAATGCGATGGGAACTACAACAGGCTCTATGAAACCTTCTGACACTGCCAATTTTGGAAGTTCAAAATTAGCACATTATGGAGGAGACACTTTTTTTGGTCACCAAGAAATTATGGGAACAAAACCAAAAAAACCTTTTAAGATGCCTTTTAATGAAGTTATTGATATCGTGGAAATGAATCTTAAAAACAAAGGATATCCAACAAAACGAATTACCAAAGATAATGTTTCATTATTATCAATTTATGATGAAGTTTATATCGGAGATAACCTAGAAACAGATTTAGGACAAGTCTATAATGTCACTACATCTTTTGATTATGTTAATTTCCAAGATGTAAAAAAAATCGCAAGAATTGTCAGAGATTCAGTTGAAGTAGCTAGGGTAATCGTCTTTGGTGGAGCAAATGTTACGAAAGAAGACCTGGTTAATGCAATTGAAACAAAGAATGAAACATATATAGGTGTGAATGCACCAAAATCAAAAGTATATATTCAAAAATATGAAGTGGAACATCTAGGATATGGTGTTGATCATACAACACAAATCCAGACAATTTTATACGATCAAAAGCTAAGTAAAACCGCATTTGTCGGTAAAGTTGCTGATATCTGTGCGAACGAAAATGGAGATTCTTATTCAATTGTTCCTACAGGTGAAGTTCTAACAAAAACAATAGAATTAATAAGAAATGATAAACATGGATTTATTTGCTCGAATGTTCAAGAAACAGATCTAGCAGGACATTCAGAAAACACCCAATTATATGCAAGTAAATTACTTGTTGTCGATGAATATATTCCGCAGATAATAAACTTACTTGATGAAAATGATGTCCTAATTATTATGGCTGATCATGGTAATGATCCTACAGTTGGACACAGTAAACACACAAGAGAAAATGTACCCCTATTGGTCTATAAAAAAGGGATACAGGGAATTAATATTGGAAATCGTGATACACTAGCGGATGTTGGTGCCACAGTCGCAGATTTCTTTGGTATCAAGAAGGTAAATTTTGGAACATCCTTCTTGGGAAAATTATTAAGTAATTGA